Proteins encoded in a region of the Triticum dicoccoides isolate Atlit2015 ecotype Zavitan chromosome 3A, WEW_v2.0, whole genome shotgun sequence genome:
- the LOC119271373 gene encoding RING-H2 finger protein ATL74-like, whose translation MSGSTMAGAPATPEGAGDPYERQLNYSFTGRVALTVVFVLFGLTVAIVVMRVLLYVLVYRSGRGGGRGSGGLAAGIFRSINSFGRIGSRRHGLDASALSALPVTVHRKEAGSTSAAGADCAVCLSELADGDAVRQLPNCGHVFHVECVDAWLRTRTTCPLCRTEAELSQGRGDGKAEAAAQSSSSGTEPPQPTLLGAGGTLIVTVQGGFTDTQRDVRG comes from the coding sequence ATGTCAGGGAGCACCATGGCTGGCGCGCCGGCCACGCCGGAAGGCGCCGGGGATCCGTACGAGCGGCAGCTGAACTACAGCTTCACTGGGCGCGTCGCGCTCACCGTCGTCTTCGTCCTCTTCGGGCTCACCGTCGCCATCGTCGTCATGCGCGTCCTGCTGTACGTGCTGGTGTATCGCTCTGGCCGAGGCGGAGGCCGCGGCAGCGGCGGCCTGGCCGCTGGCATCTTCCGGTCCATCAACTCGTTCGGAAGGATCGGCAGCCGGCGGCACGGGCTGGACGCCTCCGCGCTCTCCGCGCTGCCGGTCACCGTGCACCGGAAGGAGGCCGGCTCCACCAGCGCCGCTGGGGCCGACTGCGCCGTGTGCCTGTCGGAGCTCGCGGACGGAGACGCGGTGCGGCAGCTGCCGAACTGTGGGCACGTATTCCACGTGGAGTGCGTCGACGCATGGCTGCGCACCAGGACGACGTGCCCTCTCTGCCGGACGGAGGCGGAGCTGTCCCAGGGCCGGGGGGACGGCAAGGCGGAGGCGGCTGCGCAGTCGTCGTCGTCGGGCACggagccgccgcaaccgacgttgcTTGGTGCAGGAGGAACCTTGATAGTGACCGTACAAGGTGGCTTCACGGATACCCAGAGAGACGTGCGCGGGTAA
- the LOC119271372 gene encoding E3 ubiquitin-protein ligase EL5-like, whose amino-acid sequence MSGDPFPGAPASGAPPAPYARQQNYSFNGRVLLMAAFLLFALTIFFTLIRFLLYVLVARSGGRRRRGSFTAGILRSINSFGATSGRRGLDASALSALPVTTYRKEGAATAGADCAVCLSELADGEKVRELPNCGHSFHVECVDAWLRSRTTYPLCRAEAELPKGNGKAEAAVQSSSSSSSSARDPPQQALFGAGGTLIVTVQGGFPDTQRGVRGSTSG is encoded by the coding sequence ATGTCAGGGGACCCTTTCCCCGGCGCGCCGGCGTCGGGTGCCCCACCGGCTCCGTATGCGCGGCAGCAGAACTACAGCTTCAACGGGCGCGTCCTGCTCATGGCCGccttcctcctcttcgccctcACCATCTTCTTCACCCTCATCCGCTTCTTGCTGTACGTGCTCGTGGCGCGGTCGGGCGGCCGCCGTCGCCGCGGCAGCTTCACCGCCGGCATCCTGCGGTCCATCAACTCGTTCGGCGCAACTAGCGGCCGGCGTGGGCTGGACGCCTCTGCGCTCTCCGCGCTGCCGGTCACCACGTACCGGAAGGAGGGCGCCGCCACCGCCGGGGCTGACTGCGCCGTGTGCCTGTCGGAGCTCGCCGACGGAGAAAAGGTGCGGGAGCTGCCCAACTGCGGGCACTCGTTCCACGTGGAGTGCGTCGACGCGTGGCTGCGCTCCAGGACGACGTACCCGCTCTGCCGCGCCGAGGCTGAGCTGCCCAAGGGGAACGGCaaggcggaggcggcggtgcagtcgtcgtcgtcgtcatcgtcgtctgcCAGGGACCCGCCGCAGCAGGCGTTGTTCGGTGCAGGAGGAACCTTGATCGTGACCGTGCAAGGTGGCTTCCCGGACACCCAAAGGGGCGTGCGCGGGTCAACATCGGGGTAG